The Bacillota bacterium sequence CTCGAGACTGACGTCGGAGTGCTGCAGCCGGACGTTGGTCGGGACGAACAGCTTGACCGGGGCGAAGTTCAGGATGGCCCTGATCCCGGCCGCGGTCAGCTTGTCGGTGACGGTCTGGCCCGCCTCCGCCGGCACGGTCACGATGGCCATCTCGATGCCCAGTTCCCTGACCCGCTGGGGGATCTCGTCGAGGGGGAAGATCTCGACCACCTTGTCGATCTTCCGGCCGACCTTCGCCGGGTCGTTGTCGAAGCAGGCGACCA is a genomic window containing:
- a CDS encoding redox-sensing transcriptional repressor Rex, with amino-acid sequence VACFDNDPAKVGRKIDKVVEIFPLDEIPQRVRELGIEMAIVTVPAEAGQTVTDKLTAAGIRAILNFAPVKLFVPTNVRLQHSDVSLELQQLAYYLDR